In Agrobacterium sp. RAC06, a single window of DNA contains:
- the ade gene encoding adenine deaminase translates to MTDLERRIDQGTGREPADLVLKGGRFFDLVTGELVASDIAICGETIVGTVEDYEGREVIDITDKIVVPGFIDTHLHIESSLVTPHEFDRCVLPYGVTTVICDPHEIANVLGTEGIQFFLDSAEQTIMDIRVQLSSCVPATHLETSGADLPIERLLPFRDHPKVIGLAEFMNFPGVIHKDPICMAKLEAFQDGHIDGHSPLLSGRDLNGYLSARIRTDHECTSAAEAMEKIRKGMHILVREGSVSKDLHALMPILTERLSPFLALCTDDRNPLDIAEQGHLDYLIREAIRHGVDPITVYRAASISAARAFGLRDRGLVAPGWRADLVVIDSLENCKADMVFAGGRRVTDDLFATRKPVAPVGLDSVKAREVKAADFGVPVAEGETPVIGVMPGKIITEHRRYRLPTSGNQTSVDLENDVIKVAVIERHGKNGNHANGFVQGFGLKKGAIASTVGHDSHNICVVGVSEEDMALAANRLGEIKGGFVVVEDGKVTGEIPLPVAGLMSLEPYESVRDTLHHLRQAAYALGTQLEEPFLQVAFLPLPVIPHLKISDKGMVDVDKFCLIG, encoded by the coding sequence ATGACCGACCTCGAACGCCGCATCGATCAGGGGACAGGCCGCGAGCCGGCGGATCTCGTGTTGAAGGGTGGGCGCTTCTTCGATCTGGTCACCGGCGAACTGGTTGCCTCCGACATCGCGATCTGCGGCGAAACCATCGTTGGAACCGTCGAGGACTATGAAGGCCGCGAGGTCATCGACATCACGGATAAGATCGTCGTGCCCGGCTTCATCGATACGCATCTGCATATCGAAAGCTCGCTGGTGACCCCGCATGAATTCGACCGTTGCGTGCTGCCTTATGGCGTGACGACCGTGATCTGCGACCCGCACGAGATCGCCAATGTCCTGGGCACCGAGGGCATCCAGTTCTTCCTGGATTCCGCAGAGCAGACGATCATGGACATCCGCGTCCAGCTTTCGTCCTGCGTACCGGCGACACATCTGGAAACGTCGGGTGCCGACCTGCCGATCGAAAGGCTCCTGCCCTTCCGCGATCATCCGAAGGTGATCGGGCTTGCGGAATTCATGAATTTTCCGGGCGTGATCCACAAGGATCCGATCTGCATGGCAAAGCTCGAAGCCTTCCAGGACGGCCATATCGACGGCCATTCACCGCTCTTGTCGGGCCGAGACCTGAACGGCTATCTCTCTGCCCGCATCCGCACCGACCACGAATGCACGAGTGCTGCGGAAGCCATGGAGAAGATCCGCAAGGGCATGCATATCCTTGTGCGCGAGGGCTCGGTCTCGAAAGACCTGCACGCGCTGATGCCGATCCTGACCGAGCGGCTGTCGCCCTTCCTCGCGCTCTGCACCGACGACCGCAACCCGCTCGATATCGCCGAGCAGGGCCATCTCGACTATCTCATCCGCGAAGCAATCAGACACGGCGTGGATCCCATCACCGTCTACCGCGCCGCCTCGATTTCGGCCGCCCGCGCTTTCGGACTTCGCGATAGAGGCCTCGTGGCACCGGGCTGGCGGGCCGATCTCGTGGTCATCGACAGCCTCGAAAACTGCAAGGCCGATATGGTTTTTGCCGGCGGCCGGCGGGTGACCGACGATCTCTTCGCCACCCGCAAGCCGGTCGCCCCCGTCGGGCTCGACAGCGTCAAGGCACGGGAAGTGAAGGCTGCGGACTTCGGCGTGCCGGTCGCAGAGGGCGAAACACCCGTGATCGGCGTCATGCCCGGCAAGATCATCACCGAACACCGCCGCTACCGCCTGCCGACCTCGGGCAACCAGACCTCCGTCGATCTCGAAAATGACGTGATCAAGGTCGCCGTCATCGAGCGTCACGGCAAGAACGGCAACCACGCCAATGGATTCGTTCAGGGGTTCGGCCTGAAGAAGGGCGCCATCGCCTCGACCGTCGGCCATGACAGCCACAATATCTGCGTCGTCGGCGTCTCAGAAGAGGACATGGCGCTCGCCGCCAACAGGCTCGGCGAAATCAAGGGCGGCTTCGTCGTGGTGGAAGACGGCAAGGTCACCGGCGAGATCCCGCTGCCCGTCGCCGGCCTGATGAGCCTCGAGCCCTATGAGAGCGTGCGCGACACGCTGCACCACTTGAGACAAGCCGCCTATGCCCTTGGAACACAACTCGAAGAACCTTTCCTCCAGGTCGCCTTCCTGCCGCTGCCGGTGATCCCGCATCTGAAGATTTCCGACAAGGGCATGGTCGATGTCGACAAGTTCTGCCTGATCGGGTGA
- a CDS encoding carboxymuconolactone decarboxylase family protein — MAVLPLLSDEQASAEALAVFDDIRAKRGTDYVNNFWRALAHDPDELKSVWERLQTVMAPGALDPLVKELIYIAVSATNGCAYCVHSHTASAKAKGMTPEMHAELLQVVSMASRTNALALALGVPVDERFEAHPASKGV, encoded by the coding sequence ATGGCTGTCCTCCCTCTCCTCAGCGACGAGCAGGCGAGCGCGGAAGCGCTCGCCGTCTTCGACGACATCCGCGCCAAACGCGGCACCGACTACGTCAACAACTTCTGGCGGGCGCTCGCCCATGATCCGGACGAACTCAAATCCGTCTGGGAGCGTCTGCAGACCGTGATGGCACCCGGCGCCCTCGACCCGCTGGTGAAGGAGCTGATCTACATCGCGGTGTCGGCGACGAACGGCTGCGCCTATTGCGTTCATAGCCACACCGCCTCGGCCAAGGCCAAGGGCATGACGCCCGAGATGCATGCCGAGCTCTTGCAGGTCGTCTCCATGGCGAGCCGCACCAATGCGCTGGCACTGGCGCTTGGCGTGCCGGTGGATGAGCGGTTTGAGGCTCATCCCGCCAGCAAGGGTGTTTGA
- a CDS encoding cyclase family protein yields MCNHCVIENVKQNMLSRRSLFKGMAFAGAAVAAGGVSKPVLAQQSPSKVVDLTHAYDETFPTFDGNPGIEYEWAVKFEGNGYQLHKLTIFEHTGTHIDAPFHFSADGKSVDQIEPQQLVAPLAIIDITDRAKEDANAMVEAADVEAWISANGEIPRGAVVALRSGWAKKVGEPAFRNDGEGKFAFPGFAKSATDLLATLDVAAIGVDTLSLDPGNSADFAVHNSWLPGGRYGIECLNNLEELPVTGATIMVGAPKHKRGTGGPARVLALV; encoded by the coding sequence ATGTGCAATCATTGCGTGATCGAGAATGTGAAGCAGAACATGCTGTCGCGGCGCTCGCTGTTCAAGGGCATGGCGTTTGCGGGCGCGGCCGTCGCCGCCGGCGGAGTTTCCAAGCCGGTTCTGGCGCAGCAGAGCCCGAGCAAGGTGGTGGACCTCACCCACGCCTATGACGAGACCTTCCCGACCTTCGACGGCAACCCCGGCATTGAATATGAATGGGCGGTCAAATTTGAGGGTAACGGCTACCAGCTTCACAAGCTGACAATCTTCGAGCACACGGGCACCCATATCGACGCCCCCTTCCATTTCAGCGCCGACGGCAAGAGCGTCGACCAGATCGAACCGCAACAACTGGTCGCCCCACTCGCGATCATCGACATCACCGACCGCGCCAAAGAAGACGCCAATGCGATGGTCGAGGCGGCAGACGTCGAGGCCTGGATCAGCGCCAATGGCGAGATCCCTCGGGGCGCGGTCGTGGCACTTCGCTCCGGCTGGGCGAAGAAGGTGGGTGAACCCGCCTTCCGCAACGACGGCGAAGGCAAGTTCGCCTTCCCGGGCTTTGCCAAGTCGGCGACCGACCTACTCGCCACCCTCGATGTCGCGGCAATCGGCGTCGATACGCTCTCGCTCGATCCGGGCAATTCGGCCGACTTCGCCGTGCACAACAGCTGGCTGCCGGGCGGGCGCTACGGCATCGAATGCCTGAACAATCTGGAGGAGCTTCCGGTCACCGGAGCGACGATCATGGTCGGCGCCCCGAAGCACAAGCGCGGCACCGGTGGGCCGGCCCGCGTCCTGGCGCTGGTTTGA
- a CDS encoding aldose 1-epimerase family protein, translated as MPHTIRIANQELAVEVSTLGAEMQSLKTADGRDFLWNGDATWWTGRSPILFPIVGKAPDDRLAIDGKTYPMAQHGIARRREFAIVVQTATACRHELVSSDETREVYPFDFRLTLEHRLDGRSLSVTATVENTGDGLLPFGLGFHPAFLWPLPGAEGKPHHVQLHNGAEPAVVQLEAGLIGKRLPSPFTAGRLDLNHALFANDALVFPEDAGTGLTYAAESGPSMHFTFENLPNIALWQKPGAPFLCVEPWHGMAAHAGGTAELVERPYTVALPAGDVMRFGFSVEIRG; from the coding sequence ATGCCCCATACGATTCGCATCGCCAACCAGGAACTTGCCGTCGAGGTCTCGACGCTCGGCGCAGAAATGCAGTCGCTAAAGACAGCGGATGGCCGTGATTTCCTCTGGAACGGCGATGCCACCTGGTGGACGGGGCGGTCCCCCATCCTCTTCCCGATCGTCGGCAAGGCGCCGGACGACCGGTTGGCGATCGATGGCAAGACCTATCCCATGGCGCAACACGGCATCGCTCGCCGCCGCGAGTTTGCAATTGTCGTGCAGACGGCGACGGCCTGTCGCCATGAACTGGTCTCGAGCGACGAAACGCGCGAGGTCTATCCCTTCGATTTTCGCCTGACGCTGGAGCACCGCCTCGACGGACGCAGCCTGTCGGTGACGGCAACCGTCGAGAACACCGGCGACGGGCTATTGCCCTTCGGCCTCGGTTTTCACCCTGCCTTTCTCTGGCCTTTGCCAGGAGCCGAGGGCAAGCCGCATCATGTTCAGCTCCACAATGGCGCCGAACCTGCCGTTGTGCAGCTCGAAGCCGGACTGATCGGCAAGCGCCTACCCTCCCCCTTCACGGCCGGAAGGCTCGATCTGAACCATGCGCTCTTTGCCAATGATGCACTGGTCTTCCCTGAAGATGCGGGCACGGGGCTCACCTATGCCGCAGAAAGCGGGCCCTCGATGCATTTCACTTTCGAGAACCTGCCCAATATCGCCCTTTGGCAAAAGCCTGGCGCCCCATTCCTCTGTGTCGAACCCTGGCACGGCATGGCGGCCCATGCGGGTGGGACCGCCGAACTGGTTGAACGGCCCTATACGGTGGCCCTGCCGGCAGGAGATGTCATGCGCTTCGGGTTTTCAGTCGAGATCAGGGGGTAA
- a CDS encoding rhodanese-like domain-containing protein: MKKGYKDLLAEAEALVEAVDASEAARLHSASNVVFVDLRDPREREREGTIPEAFSCPRGMLEFWIDPESPYHKPVFAEGKLFLFFCASGWRSALATKTALEMGLENVCHLEGGFSAWRDRGLPVETVMVKTKG, from the coding sequence ATGAAGAAGGGCTACAAGGACTTGCTGGCGGAAGCGGAGGCACTGGTCGAGGCGGTAGATGCGTCGGAGGCAGCGCGTCTGCATTCGGCGAGCAATGTTGTCTTCGTCGACCTGCGCGACCCGCGCGAGCGCGAACGGGAAGGCACGATCCCGGAGGCCTTCTCCTGCCCGCGCGGCATGCTGGAGTTCTGGATCGACCCGGAGAGCCCCTACCACAAACCAGTCTTTGCAGAGGGCAAACTCTTCCTTTTCTTCTGCGCCAGCGGCTGGCGCTCGGCGCTGGCGACGAAGACGGCACTTGAGATGGGGCTGGAAAACGTCTGCCATCTCGAAGGCGGCTTTTCCGCATGGCGAGATCGGGGCCTGCCGGTCGAGACGGTCATGGTGAAGACGAAGGGCTGA
- a CDS encoding thiol-disulfide oxidoreductase DCC family protein: protein MDTIPAGGPIILFDAECILCSANAQFVLSQDGKKRFRLASMQGEVGSALYRRFGIDPGNPDSIIVVDGEHMLRDSDAVLSIYAGLGWPWKVLSVFRFVPRFIRDPLYLLLARNRYRLFGKRESCWLPAPEYRDRLL from the coding sequence ATGGACACCATACCCGCCGGCGGCCCAATCATCCTCTTCGATGCCGAATGCATCCTGTGTTCGGCCAATGCGCAATTCGTGCTTTCGCAAGATGGCAAGAAGCGGTTTCGTCTGGCTTCGATGCAGGGCGAGGTGGGCTCGGCGCTCTACCGCCGCTTCGGCATCGATCCTGGCAATCCGGACAGCATTATCGTGGTCGACGGCGAGCACATGCTGCGCGACAGCGATGCCGTGTTGTCGATTTATGCCGGCCTCGGCTGGCCCTGGAAGGTCCTGTCGGTCTTTCGGTTCGTCCCCCGGTTCATCCGCGACCCGCTCTACCTTCTGCTCGCGAGAAACCGCTACCGGCTCTTCGGCAAGCGCGAAAGCTGCTGGCTGCCGGCACCGGAGTATCGCGACCGGCTACTTTAA
- a CDS encoding SDR family oxidoreductase gives MKHAIVTGGAGLIGAEVCTALQTAGYEVASFDLKAGPAGIRSFLCDVSDEAAVSAAFAELGWTSLDLLVNNSGIASPERGPIISLSLDDWRKVTDSHLTAAFLMTRAAVPLMGEGASIINMLSTRAFMSERNTEAYAASKGGLFGLTHALAVSLGPKIRVNGIAPGWISGDHDLLPEDHAQHPAGRVGRPEDVAKAVLYLADAGFMTGSVLTLDGGMTRKMIYAE, from the coding sequence ATGAAACATGCAATCGTCACAGGCGGCGCCGGCCTTATCGGCGCAGAAGTTTGCACCGCTCTCCAGACCGCCGGTTATGAGGTGGCCTCCTTCGATCTGAAGGCGGGGCCGGCCGGCATCCGGTCGTTTCTCTGTGATGTCTCCGATGAGGCGGCCGTTTCGGCCGCTTTCGCCGAACTCGGCTGGACAAGCCTCGATCTGCTGGTCAACAATTCCGGGATTGCCAGTCCGGAACGGGGACCGATCATCAGCCTCTCGCTCGACGATTGGCGCAAGGTCACGGACAGCCACCTGACGGCGGCCTTTCTGATGACACGTGCTGCCGTGCCCTTGATGGGGGAGGGGGCGTCCATCATCAACATGCTGTCGACGCGTGCCTTCATGTCGGAGAGGAATACGGAAGCCTATGCTGCCTCGAAAGGTGGTCTCTTCGGGTTGACCCACGCCCTTGCAGTCAGTCTCGGCCCGAAGATCAGGGTCAACGGCATTGCGCCCGGCTGGATCTCGGGAGACCACGACTTGCTGCCCGAAGACCATGCCCAACATCCAGCCGGCCGCGTCGGGCGACCGGAGGATGTCGCGAAAGCCGTGCTCTATCTCGCCGACGCCGGCTTCATGACCGGATCGGTGCTGACGCTTGATGGTGGCATGACGCGGAAAATGATCTACGCCGAGTGA
- a CDS encoding branched-chain amino acid ABC transporter substrate-binding protein, with protein sequence MKFQLFAGAALAALIASAPAARAEIVLGLMAPLTGPLAAVGAQIKNGAETAVEEINKKGGINGEQVTLKIADDAGEPKQGVSAANQLVGEGVRFVVGPVTSGVAVPASSVLAENGVLMVTPTATAPDLTARGLTTVLRTCGRDDQQADVAAKLVLGAYKDKKIAILDDKGQYGKGLADAFQAALNAGGVTEVFKDSLTAGEKDFGALITRLKAEGVEVIYFGGYHPEAGLMVRQMKDAGLSAQLIAGDGLSNNEFVTIGGDAAEGTIFTNAADALKNDDSKAAVDALAAKNIPAEAFTLNTYAAVEVIAAGIAKAGSTDDAEAVAAALKDGSEIPTAIGKLTYGETGDLTSQSFAVYKWEAGKTVAAE encoded by the coding sequence ATGAAATTTCAACTCTTCGCAGGCGCAGCCTTGGCCGCGCTGATCGCCAGCGCCCCCGCTGCCCGTGCCGAAATCGTGCTCGGCCTGATGGCGCCGCTGACCGGCCCGCTGGCAGCCGTCGGCGCGCAGATCAAGAATGGCGCCGAAACCGCCGTTGAGGAAATCAACAAGAAGGGCGGGATCAACGGCGAACAGGTGACCCTGAAAATCGCCGACGACGCAGGTGAGCCGAAGCAGGGCGTCTCCGCCGCAAACCAGCTCGTCGGTGAAGGCGTGCGTTTCGTCGTCGGCCCGGTCACCTCGGGTGTCGCCGTCCCCGCGTCCAGCGTTCTCGCCGAAAACGGTGTGCTCATGGTCACCCCGACCGCGACCGCCCCTGACCTGACCGCCCGCGGCCTGACCACGGTGCTTCGCACCTGCGGCCGTGACGACCAGCAGGCGGACGTCGCCGCCAAGCTCGTTCTCGGCGCCTACAAGGACAAGAAGATCGCCATCCTCGATGACAAGGGCCAGTACGGCAAAGGTCTCGCCGATGCCTTCCAGGCAGCCCTGAACGCCGGCGGCGTCACCGAAGTCTTCAAGGATTCGCTGACAGCAGGCGAAAAGGATTTCGGCGCCCTCATTACCCGCCTGAAGGCCGAAGGCGTCGAGGTCATCTACTTCGGCGGCTACCACCCGGAAGCCGGCCTGATGGTCCGCCAGATGAAGGATGCCGGTCTTTCGGCCCAGCTGATCGCCGGTGACGGCCTGTCGAACAACGAATTCGTCACCATCGGCGGCGACGCTGCCGAAGGCACGATCTTTACCAATGCGGCCGACGCGCTGAAGAACGATGACAGCAAGGCCGCCGTCGACGCGCTTGCCGCCAAGAACATCCCCGCAGAAGCCTTCACGCTGAACACCTATGCAGCTGTCGAGGTCATCGCCGCCGGCATCGCCAAGGCCGGAAGCACCGACGACGCGGAAGCTGTGGCCGCAGCACTGAAGGACGGCTCGGAAATCCCGACCGCCATCGGCAAGCTGACCTACGGCGAGACCGGCGACCTGACCTCTCAGAGCTTCGCGGTCTACAAGTGGGAAGCTGGCAAGACGGTCGCTGCCGAGTAA
- a CDS encoding aspartate aminotransferase family protein → MSNRLNSTPNDLRAFWMPFTANRQYKKEPRLFVGAKDMHYTTHDGRQVLDGTAGLWCVNAGHCRPLITEAIREQAGELDYAPAFQLGHPKAFELANRLIDLAPDNMAHVLYTNSGSESVETALKVALAYQRVKGQGSRTRLIGRERGYHGVNFGGISVGGIVSNRKMFGTLLTGVDHLPHTHQPAKNAFTKGIPEHGGDLADELERIVTLHDASTIAAVIVEPVSGSTGVLIPPKGYLQRLREICTKHGILLIFDEVITGFGRLGAPFAAQYFDVKPDIMVTAKGLTNGVIPMGAVFVTAEIHDAFMQGPEHMIEFFHGYTYSGNPIASAAALGTLDTYKEEGLLTRASEIAPYWEEKLHSLRDCPNVIDIRNLGLIGAIELKPIDGEPTKRAFNAFLNAYNDGLLIRTTGDIIALSPPLIITHEQIDELFDKLRKVLMNNI, encoded by the coding sequence ATGTCTAACCGCCTCAATTCCACGCCGAACGACCTGCGCGCCTTCTGGATGCCGTTCACCGCGAACCGCCAGTACAAGAAGGAGCCGCGCCTCTTCGTCGGCGCCAAGGACATGCACTACACCACCCATGACGGACGTCAGGTGCTCGACGGCACCGCGGGCCTCTGGTGTGTGAATGCCGGCCACTGCCGCCCGCTGATTACCGAAGCAATCCGCGAGCAGGCCGGCGAACTCGACTATGCGCCGGCCTTCCAGCTCGGCCATCCCAAGGCTTTCGAACTGGCCAACCGCCTGATCGATCTCGCCCCCGACAACATGGCCCATGTGCTCTACACCAATTCCGGCTCGGAATCTGTGGAGACGGCGCTCAAGGTGGCCCTCGCTTACCAGCGCGTGAAGGGACAGGGATCGCGCACCCGTCTGATCGGTCGCGAGCGCGGCTATCACGGCGTCAATTTCGGTGGCATTTCGGTTGGCGGCATTGTCTCCAACCGCAAGATGTTTGGCACGCTCCTGACGGGCGTTGACCACCTGCCGCACACCCACCAGCCGGCCAAGAACGCCTTCACCAAGGGCATTCCCGAGCATGGCGGCGACTTGGCCGATGAACTGGAGCGCATCGTCACCCTGCATGACGCCTCAACCATCGCCGCCGTGATCGTCGAGCCGGTCTCCGGTTCGACCGGCGTTCTGATCCCGCCGAAGGGCTATCTGCAGCGCCTTCGCGAGATCTGCACCAAGCACGGCATTCTGTTGATCTTCGATGAAGTCATCACCGGCTTCGGCCGCCTCGGCGCGCCGTTTGCTGCCCAGTATTTCGACGTGAAGCCCGATATCATGGTCACCGCCAAGGGCCTGACCAACGGCGTCATCCCGATGGGCGCGGTCTTCGTCACCGCCGAGATCCATGACGCCTTCATGCAGGGACCTGAGCACATGATCGAGTTCTTCCATGGCTATACCTATTCCGGCAACCCGATCGCCTCTGCAGCCGCGCTCGGCACACTCGACACCTACAAGGAAGAGGGTCTGCTGACCCGCGCCTCGGAAATCGCCCCGTATTGGGAAGAGAAGCTGCACTCTCTGAGGGATTGCCCGAACGTCATCGACATCCGCAATCTCGGCCTGATCGGTGCGATCGAGCTGAAGCCGATCGATGGCGAGCCGACGAAGCGCGCCTTCAACGCATTCCTCAACGCCTATAACGACGGCCTCCTGATCCGCACCACCGGCGATATCATCGCGCTTTCGCCGCCGCTGATCATTACCCACGAGCAGATCGACGAGCTGTTCGACAAGCTGCGCAAGGTGCTGATGAACAACATCTGA
- a CDS encoding ArsR/SmtB family transcription factor — MKTKALSEQSTVAAGLLSAMANPKRLMILCSLVEGEVPVGVLATQVGLSQSALSQHLSKLRAQKLVKTRRDAQTIYYSSTSESVIKILATLESIYCPPAASKTAA; from the coding sequence ATGAAAACGAAAGCTTTGTCCGAACAATCGACCGTTGCTGCAGGCTTGCTGTCCGCCATGGCAAACCCGAAGCGACTGATGATCCTCTGCAGCCTCGTCGAAGGTGAGGTTCCCGTCGGTGTTCTGGCGACCCAGGTCGGCCTGAGCCAGTCGGCTCTGTCCCAGCACCTCTCCAAGCTTCGCGCACAGAAGCTGGTGAAGACGCGTCGCGACGCACAGACGATCTACTACTCCTCGACCTCGGAATCGGTGATCAAGATCCTTGCAACGCTGGAAAGCATCTATTGCCCCCCGGCAGCGAGCAAGACCGCCGCTTGA
- a CDS encoding HugZ family pyridoxamine 5'-phosphate oxidase: MNDKPQVIRDTDDDARRQARILLRGARFAAIGVIDPETGFPFVSRVLLGMDSDGAAVILVSGLSAHTTALLADPRASLLTGEPGKGDPLAHPRLTLQCKAETVERDSDTHQRLRSRFLARHAKSQLYIDFPDFRFFRLRPERASLNGGFGRAYHLSSADFSIPQINDDLFECEAALLRELGGRHPELATRIATKIHGAPGGDWRIAAIDSHGLDIVFKDLLIRHEFVTPITNAQHLLLELPKSVYAVP; encoded by the coding sequence ATGAACGACAAGCCCCAGGTAATCAGGGATACCGACGACGATGCGCGCCGCCAGGCGCGCATTTTGCTGCGGGGCGCGCGATTCGCGGCGATCGGCGTGATCGATCCGGAGACCGGCTTTCCTTTCGTCAGCCGCGTGCTGCTCGGCATGGACAGCGACGGCGCCGCGGTCATTCTCGTCTCCGGCCTGTCCGCCCACACGACGGCCCTGCTCGCGGATCCGCGTGCCTCTCTTCTGACAGGCGAACCAGGCAAGGGCGACCCGCTTGCCCATCCGCGCCTGACGCTGCAATGCAAGGCCGAAACCGTCGAGCGCGACAGCGATACGCACCAGAGGCTGCGCAGCCGCTTCCTCGCCCGCCATGCGAAATCGCAGCTTTACATCGACTTCCCCGACTTTCGATTCTTCCGGCTGAGGCCCGAACGGGCGAGCCTGAATGGCGGATTCGGCCGTGCCTATCATTTGAGCAGCGCGGATTTCTCGATCCCGCAAATCAATGATGATTTGTTTGAGTGTGAGGCGGCCTTACTGCGAGAATTAGGGGGGCGGCATCCGGAGCTCGCAACGCGCATCGCGACAAAAATTCACGGCGCCCCTGGGGGCGACTGGCGCATTGCCGCCATCGATTCGCACGGATTAGACATCGTTTTCAAAGACTTGCTGATTCGCCACGAGTTTGTGACGCCGATCACAAATGCCCAACATCTGCTATTAGAGTTACCTAAATCAGTATACGCAGTACCTTAA
- the choV gene encoding choline ABC transporter ATP-binding protein, with the protein MTDAVIFDNVDIVFGDNPQRALEMLDQGKSRDEIGAETGLVLGVAGASLTVKEGEILVLMGLSGSGKSTLLRAVNALAPVVRGNVSVRTENGYVDPYKASAQVLRDLRMHTVSMVFQQFGLLPWRTVAENVGFGLELAGVAEAERKERVATQLELVNLSTWADRKVNELSGGMQQRVGLARAFATGAPILLMDEPFSALDPLIRTRLQDELLEFQARLKKTILFVSHDLDEAFRIGNRIAIMEGGHIIQCGTPQEIVQNPTNQYVADFVQNMNPINMLVASDVMRSGVTGEQRQVTGTTAPATPLVDILDALSRQPGTIGVVDNGVVIGTIDAQDVVSGLTKHRRKA; encoded by the coding sequence ATGACCGACGCCGTAATCTTCGACAATGTCGACATCGTCTTTGGCGACAATCCCCAGCGTGCGCTCGAAATGCTCGATCAGGGCAAGAGCCGCGACGAAATCGGCGCTGAGACTGGCCTCGTGCTCGGCGTGGCCGGCGCCTCGCTCACCGTCAAGGAAGGCGAGATCCTCGTGCTCATGGGCCTTTCCGGCTCGGGCAAGTCGACACTGCTGCGCGCCGTCAATGCACTCGCCCCAGTGGTACGCGGCAATGTCAGCGTGCGCACGGAAAACGGCTATGTCGACCCCTATAAGGCATCAGCCCAAGTACTGCGCGATCTGCGCATGCACACCGTCTCCATGGTCTTTCAGCAGTTCGGACTCCTGCCCTGGCGCACAGTGGCAGAGAATGTCGGCTTCGGTCTCGAACTGGCCGGCGTAGCCGAAGCGGAGCGCAAGGAGCGCGTCGCGACTCAGCTCGAGCTCGTCAACCTCTCGACCTGGGCCGACCGTAAGGTCAACGAACTCTCCGGCGGCATGCAGCAGCGCGTCGGCCTTGCCCGCGCCTTCGCGACAGGTGCCCCGATCCTTCTCATGGACGAGCCCTTCTCGGCGCTCGACCCGCTGATCCGCACCCGTCTCCAGGACGAGCTTCTCGAATTCCAGGCGCGGCTGAAGAAGACCATCCTCTTCGTCAGTCACGACCTCGACGAGGCCTTCCGCATCGGCAACCGCATCGCCATCATGGAAGGCGGCCACATCATCCAGTGCGGCACGCCGCAGGAAATCGTCCAGAACCCGACCAACCAGTATGTCGCTGATTTCGTGCAGAACATGAACCCGATCAACATGCTGGTCGCCTCGGACGTGATGCGCTCCGGCGTGACCGGCGAACAGCGCCAGGTTACCGGCACCACGGCGCCGGCAACACCGCTCGTCGACATCCTGGATGCGCTGTCGCGTCAACCTGGCACGATCGGGGTCGTTGACAACGGCGTCGTCATCGGCACGATCGACGCTCAGGATGTGGTGAGCGGGTTGACCAAACATCGCCGCAAGGCGTGA